In one Flammeovirga yaeyamensis genomic region, the following are encoded:
- a CDS encoding TolC family protein has product MIKTFAISIVLLSITHIFCQAQNRPIYQDTQIDSLTYIGLENNYLLKAKEMEVGIAKQNLASARKSWMSTFSFQVSTFRYSNTGTVTQVAAFNDLGVGLSIDLFTITSLNNRIRKAELEVVKNEMQYQNQLKIVKREYIQIYSAYLKATEQLKIFTEQEISQKELLQIVKDKLLRGEAKIEEYLLIEQRLHETRVAKIEAEVSAALAQHEIELLISE; this is encoded by the coding sequence ATATCAATTGTTTTGTTGAGTATAACCCATATTTTTTGTCAAGCTCAGAATAGACCTATTTATCAAGACACTCAAATCGACTCTCTGACTTATATAGGGCTTGAAAACAACTACTTATTGAAAGCAAAAGAAATGGAAGTGGGGATTGCGAAACAAAATTTAGCTTCTGCTAGGAAAAGTTGGATGTCTACATTCAGTTTTCAAGTAAGTACGTTCCGATATTCAAATACAGGTACTGTCACACAAGTGGCTGCCTTTAATGATTTAGGAGTCGGGCTTTCTATTGACTTGTTTACAATCACCTCACTTAATAATAGAATTCGAAAAGCAGAATTGGAAGTGGTAAAAAATGAAATGCAATATCAAAATCAGCTAAAAATTGTAAAGAGAGAGTATATCCAAATTTACTCAGCCTATTTAAAAGCCACCGAACAATTAAAAATTTTCACTGAACAAGAAATAAGTCAAAAAGAGCTATTACAAATCGTGAAGGATAAATTATTAAGGGGGGAAGCTAAAATAGAAGAATACCTACTTATAGAGCAACGTCTTCACGAAACAAGAGTGGCAAAAATTGAGGCCGAAGTTAGTGCAGCTTTAGCACAACACGAAATAGAACTACTTATTAGCGAGTAA
- a CDS encoding GumC family protein, with the protein MQNLIYILKTTVKNIHLWMGIPVIVCVILFNTMSDFKMYESKAKLQFELNTDGSLSLTSKSLQLFEIGLMFTDLLEIARIKRVMENLQLNILIHSFKTDKLYKINLINDLYTKEELISRAEYLLENFQTLNMQRPIDVVINNTMIKNNLGVEDLSKRFSISRIGSSKYINVSVEDKDPYAAKFIIDILTKAWIKEYRYEVKQRYKDKSESIAASCDRAHDELLMLYDSLRDFQRDQNVIDIEATKKFIIDRSAELKKEISKGKKELASDKSSIDFLGNTLENKKDFGFKSESDEIHLSIMQLKDSLRKLQQEREYNAYNLEKLPSDYLDRIDAKISRIEIRINAQLSKSISSTTYDPSLTKQSIVNKYIQDQINYVKLEASVKTLENELYELNNRSRNNIEIIANIVKLEGQIETKEKYYLNLLEKKHFAELLEKESGNNLFVVENANFPIKPKSSKRGLIIVGASMGSMILILVIVVLRIIFDAKHHLPFQIEKESKIPIIASIYLLPHLDYLRRFKPKFVSKLQVWRQEYKRKQVHSQNIDSRKYLRRLILDLDDNGKNIISFVGARSNHVTLHTLLELQRMFDRTNLKSLIIYNDWFTPLPKTGNDFKRLEFKNRDQFTESGILDLSQEEVSPYDLLLPDDWFKLLVKLRKQYNYIMIITPPTHKSTIWHEWLNLTSDVFYVYELHETFDEEDAKNQDYLIEQHCNIFGGLLTSTVK; encoded by the coding sequence TTGCAAAATCTCATCTACATATTAAAAACAACAGTAAAGAACATACATCTTTGGATGGGTATTCCAGTGATTGTGTGTGTCATTCTGTTTAATACAATGAGTGATTTCAAAATGTACGAATCAAAAGCTAAACTTCAATTTGAATTAAATACGGATGGTAGTCTTTCATTAACATCAAAGTCGCTGCAGTTATTTGAAATAGGTTTGATGTTTACAGATCTTTTAGAGATAGCTCGTATCAAAAGAGTGATGGAAAACCTTCAATTAAATATTTTAATACATTCATTTAAAACAGATAAACTATATAAAATCAATTTAATAAATGATTTATATACAAAAGAAGAACTGATTTCAAGAGCTGAATATTTATTAGAAAATTTCCAGACTTTAAACATGCAAAGACCCATTGATGTGGTCATCAATAATACAATGATTAAAAATAATCTGGGTGTTGAAGATTTAAGTAAGCGGTTTTCTATTAGTAGAATCGGAAGTAGTAAATACATTAATGTTTCTGTAGAAGATAAAGATCCTTATGCAGCTAAATTTATTATTGATATTTTAACTAAAGCATGGATTAAAGAATATAGATATGAAGTAAAGCAACGCTATAAAGATAAATCAGAAAGCATTGCTGCTTCATGTGATCGAGCTCATGATGAGTTATTGATGTTGTACGATTCATTAAGAGACTTTCAGAGAGATCAGAATGTAATTGATATTGAAGCAACTAAGAAATTCATTATTGATAGAAGTGCAGAACTAAAAAAGGAAATATCTAAAGGGAAGAAGGAATTAGCCTCTGATAAATCGAGTATTGATTTTTTAGGAAATACACTAGAAAATAAAAAAGACTTCGGTTTCAAATCAGAATCTGATGAAATACACTTGAGTATTATGCAACTAAAAGATTCTTTAAGAAAGCTACAACAAGAAAGAGAATACAATGCATATAACTTAGAAAAGTTGCCTTCTGATTATTTAGACAGAATTGACGCGAAAATTAGTCGCATAGAAATTAGAATTAATGCACAGTTATCAAAGTCTATTAGCAGTACCACTTATGATCCTAGTTTGACAAAACAATCTATTGTCAATAAATATATTCAAGATCAGATAAACTATGTAAAACTAGAAGCATCTGTAAAAACGCTTGAAAATGAATTATATGAATTGAATAATAGATCAAGAAATAACATTGAAATCATTGCAAACATTGTCAAACTTGAAGGCCAAATTGAAACAAAAGAAAAGTATTATCTCAACCTTTTAGAGAAAAAACATTTTGCTGAACTGTTAGAGAAAGAATCGGGTAATAATTTATTTGTTGTAGAAAATGCCAATTTCCCTATCAAGCCCAAAAGCTCAAAGAGAGGATTGATTATCGTAGGAGCTTCTATGGGTAGTATGATTTTAATACTTGTCATTGTGGTTTTAAGAATCATATTTGATGCTAAACATCATTTACCTTTTCAAATTGAGAAGGAATCTAAAATTCCGATTATCGCTTCCATCTATTTATTACCTCATCTTGATTATTTGAGAAGGTTTAAACCAAAATTTGTCAGTAAACTACAAGTTTGGCGACAAGAATATAAAAGAAAACAAGTTCACTCTCAAAACATAGATTCAAGAAAATATTTAAGGAGATTAATTCTTGATCTAGATGATAACGGAAAAAATATTATTTCGTTTGTAGGTGCTAGATCCAATCACGTAACACTACATACATTACTTGAACTTCAGAGGATGTTTGATAGGACAAATCTCAAATCACTAATCATATATAATGATTGGTTTACTCCTTTACCAAAAACAGGTAATGATTTTAAAAGGTTGGAATTCAAAAATAGAGATCAGTTTACAGAAAGTGGAATTTTAGATTTATCACAAGAAGAAGTATCTCCTTACGATTTATTATTACCTGATGATTGGTTTAAGCTGTTAGTCAAACTCAGGAAGCAATACAATTATATTATGATTATTACTCCCCCGACACATAAGTCGACAATATGGCATGAGTGGTTAAACTTAACCTCTGATGTTTTTTACGTTTATGAGTTACACGAAACATTTGATGAAGAAGATGCTAAAAATCAGGACTATTTGATAGAACAGCATTGCAATATTTTTGGTGGACTTTTAACCTCTACAGTAAAATAA
- a CDS encoding glycosyltransferase, which translates to MSLLFHYTYLILGSFILFYCVYLMFTLIIGSLYKRKAKPQNISLDDRWIIYIPAYKANNTLIDALDAIEKYPPKVPYMTVVLFQHCDQKIMNAVHERKIFALEKTFDSNLGNTYIQALKFTCDEFVEEKVIAEFKANHVILLDKDNVVSPTFFDEIELFRKEGFNYIQGKRSALNSQNAVASYDLISENLNNVSLRNYKSAMGWNPELTGSAFIVQIDWFIKGIKKLSLKNPGMDKNLFLEWLLDKEKLNGIYASDAIVYEEKTDDIEVLQQQRSRWFAEQYMTAFAFLPRLLKKIFFGLSIEALDYTISILRPPRSILMLLTPLLFIVEIIFFNQYLLFTYAFGCLILGATFFLSLNGLLPSFFQLMGRFPMLIWSNCKSLFSIFQGKAKGNFIHTERKNSDE; encoded by the coding sequence ATGAGTTTATTATTTCATTATACATACTTAATACTTGGTAGCTTTATCCTTTTCTATTGTGTTTACTTAATGTTTACACTCATCATAGGCTCTTTGTATAAAAGAAAAGCAAAGCCACAGAATATCTCATTGGATGATCGATGGATTATTTATATCCCTGCATATAAAGCCAATAACACATTAATTGATGCTTTAGATGCTATAGAAAAATATCCTCCTAAAGTTCCCTATATGACTGTTGTTTTATTTCAGCATTGTGATCAAAAAATCATGAATGCAGTGCATGAAAGGAAAATTTTTGCTTTGGAAAAGACTTTCGATTCAAATTTAGGGAATACATACATTCAGGCGTTAAAATTTACATGTGATGAATTTGTTGAAGAAAAAGTGATTGCAGAATTTAAAGCAAATCACGTGATATTGTTAGATAAGGATAATGTTGTTTCCCCTACTTTTTTTGATGAAATCGAATTATTCAGAAAAGAAGGTTTCAACTACATTCAAGGGAAAAGATCTGCATTAAATAGTCAAAATGCCGTGGCTAGTTATGATCTCATATCAGAAAATCTAAACAATGTATCTTTAAGAAACTATAAATCAGCTATGGGATGGAATCCGGAACTTACTGGAAGTGCATTTATCGTTCAAATAGATTGGTTTATAAAAGGAATAAAAAAATTAAGTCTCAAAAACCCAGGAATGGACAAAAACTTATTTCTTGAATGGCTTTTGGATAAAGAAAAATTAAATGGGATTTATGCTTCAGACGCGATTGTCTACGAAGAGAAAACAGATGATATAGAAGTTTTACAACAACAACGATCAAGATGGTTTGCAGAGCAATACATGACCGCTTTTGCTTTTTTACCAAGATTGCTGAAAAAAATATTCTTCGGTTTGAGCATTGAGGCCTTAGATTATACCATCTCAATTCTTCGACCACCTAGAAGTATCTTGATGTTGTTGACTCCCTTACTCTTTATTGTCGAAATCATATTCTTCAATCAATATCTATTATTTACGTATGCATTTGGTTGTTTAATTCTTGGAGCAACTTTCTTCTTATCATTGAATGGTTTACTACCCTCATTTTTTCAATTAATGGGGAGATTCCCAATGCTAATATGGAGTAACTGTAAGAGTTTGTTTAGCATTTTCCAAGGTAAAGCAAAAGGTAATTTTATTCATACAGAAAGGAAAAATTCAGATGAGTAA
- a CDS encoding O-antigen ligase family protein: MSKGTLIGIFSVIIALLISLGIAHLANNVNWGLGVAIAVMSIAIPFLLSLFFYARMSIYFYIFLSIFIGIPLKMNIPAPIGLGFDFAIMFTILGHLYKCGEMKDYASTFKVPMMYPIAGWICWNIIQVANPSAASRVAWFFVMRPYVLYPLLYFIVYYYFKTIDDLKSLIFFMFGCCYFSGLWGVIQNINGYFPFEMAWVFANDAKHLVYISGRWRVFGTLASPAHFGMLMAIIIVMGVFLLPLYNMRKKIFIIIGTIICLPALVWSGTRSGIALVVVIVAIVVALWGNTKVYMAGAVFAVFFIILINTPTDNYHIQRIQSTFAGSKDTSYKEREENRHAMYPWIFAHPLGGGLGSTGVWGVRFSPGTMLANFAPDSGHLRVMVEAGWLGLIVYSTIFISFIYYFLTQTQFWRLDNTELKVLLLSLYATLASIIVVEQAQDVNGILPFNILMWIWIAMLMRTIEHIQKYFKDKNERLQNEENERLRIIDEKRKIKLARYNEKFNANS, from the coding sequence ATGAGTAAAGGAACATTAATAGGAATATTCAGTGTAATCATCGCATTACTTATATCATTAGGTATTGCTCACCTAGCCAATAATGTGAATTGGGGTTTAGGTGTGGCGATTGCTGTAATGAGTATTGCTATACCTTTCCTATTATCATTGTTCTTTTATGCTAGAATGAGTATCTATTTCTATATCTTTCTAAGCATATTTATTGGTATACCTCTTAAAATGAATATCCCTGCTCCTATAGGTTTAGGGTTTGATTTTGCGATAATGTTTACCATTCTGGGACATCTTTATAAATGTGGAGAAATGAAAGACTATGCTTCTACATTTAAAGTGCCTATGATGTATCCAATTGCAGGATGGATCTGTTGGAACATTATACAGGTAGCTAATCCAAGTGCTGCATCTAGAGTGGCTTGGTTCTTTGTAATGAGGCCTTACGTTTTATATCCTTTATTGTACTTCATTGTCTATTACTATTTTAAGACTATTGATGATCTGAAATCATTAATATTTTTTATGTTTGGCTGTTGTTACTTTAGTGGCTTGTGGGGAGTAATTCAAAACATTAATGGCTATTTCCCTTTCGAAATGGCATGGGTGTTTGCTAACGATGCCAAGCACCTCGTATATATTTCAGGACGATGGAGAGTTTTTGGTACATTGGCTTCTCCAGCTCATTTTGGTATGTTGATGGCCATAATTATTGTGATGGGAGTTTTCCTGCTTCCATTATATAACATGAGGAAAAAGATCTTTATTATTATTGGAACCATTATCTGTTTACCTGCCTTAGTTTGGTCAGGTACCCGTTCTGGTATTGCATTAGTTGTCGTAATTGTTGCAATTGTTGTAGCACTTTGGGGGAATACGAAAGTTTATATGGCTGGAGCTGTTTTCGCTGTATTTTTTATTATTCTAATCAATACTCCAACAGATAATTATCATATTCAAAGAATACAATCCACCTTCGCAGGGTCGAAAGATACATCATACAAAGAAAGAGAAGAAAATAGACATGCCATGTATCCTTGGATTTTTGCCCATCCTTTAGGTGGTGGTTTAGGAAGTACAGGTGTTTGGGGAGTACGATTTTCCCCAGGAACAATGTTGGCTAACTTTGCTCCCGATTCTGGACATTTAAGAGTTATGGTAGAAGCCGGTTGGCTTGGCCTTATTGTTTATTCTACCATATTTATATCATTTATCTATTATTTCCTCACTCAGACCCAATTTTGGCGTCTTGATAATACAGAATTAAAAGTTCTATTACTATCTCTTTATGCAACATTGGCATCAATTATAGTAGTAGAACAAGCACAAGACGTTAACGGTATTTTACCCTTTAATATACTGATGTGGATATGGATTGCCATGTTGATGCGCACAATAGAACACATCCAAAAGTATTTTAAAGACAAAAATGAGCGATTACAAAACGAAGAAAACGAACGTCTGAGAATAATTGATGAAAAACGAAAAATAAAACTTGCCCGATATAATGAAAAATTCAATGCAAATTCCTAG
- a CDS encoding glycosyltransferase family 4 protein: protein MKNSMQIPSDITLACCQHFNSGIGRYSYMLGESLRELKSNVKLYKVYKPNHTDVDYHKHKWIKKIPYRSFRGLHSYILPYFIHQKIKSTPKDQIIHGHWFLSGLAASYTPNPVVVTMHDVSLLHITEADKWFTGYYKWAINRFKERRTPIIVVSNNAKMDTIKYANYPEELIYVSKGFLNFNQFFYDDTVIKDKDKFTIIYTGGLGGRKNVGLLLHAMKVIEKKYPHVFLKIAGAHPEYTNYPAIAKELGLQNIEFSGFIPDEKLNQFYNEADLFVFTSLYEGFGYTPLEAMAAKLPVISTKGGSLTEIVGKGGTLVEYNVMDMIEKITHYIENEKERKQQAELGYEWVKQYTRKNSLEETIKAYNFY from the coding sequence ATGAAAAATTCAATGCAAATTCCTAGTGATATCACCTTAGCTTGTTGCCAACATTTTAATTCAGGTATAGGAAGGTATAGTTATATGTTAGGAGAATCTTTAAGGGAATTAAAAAGCAATGTTAAACTCTATAAAGTATATAAACCTAACCATACAGATGTAGATTATCATAAACATAAATGGATTAAAAAAATCCCATATCGATCCTTTAGAGGATTACACTCCTATATTTTACCCTATTTTATACATCAAAAAATTAAGAGCACACCCAAAGATCAAATAATACATGGGCATTGGTTTTTATCTGGATTAGCGGCATCGTATACTCCAAATCCTGTTGTAGTTACCATGCATGATGTTTCATTGTTACATATAACAGAAGCAGATAAATGGTTTACGGGGTATTACAAATGGGCTATCAATCGATTTAAAGAAAGAAGAACTCCCATTATTGTTGTTTCTAATAATGCCAAGATGGATACAATAAAATATGCGAATTACCCTGAAGAATTAATTTATGTGAGTAAAGGTTTTCTAAATTTCAATCAGTTCTTTTATGATGATACGGTAATAAAGGACAAAGATAAATTTACGATAATATATACAGGAGGCCTCGGGGGACGAAAAAATGTTGGTTTACTTTTACATGCAATGAAAGTAATTGAAAAAAAATACCCTCATGTCTTTTTAAAAATTGCAGGTGCACATCCGGAATACACTAATTATCCAGCAATTGCGAAAGAATTAGGGTTACAAAATATTGAATTCAGTGGGTTTATTCCCGATGAAAAATTAAATCAATTTTATAATGAAGCAGATTTATTTGTTTTCACCTCTTTATATGAGGGATTTGGATATACACCTTTAGAAGCTATGGCTGCGAAACTTCCTGTAATTAGTACGAAAGGAGGTTCATTAACAGAAATTGTAGGTAAAGGAGGAACATTAGTAGAGTATAATGTTATGGATATGATAGAAAAAATCACCCATTACATAGAGAATGAAAAAGAAAGAAAACAACAAGCAGAATTGGGTTATGAGTGGGTAAAACAGTACACAAGAAAGAATTCATTGGAAGAAACGATAAAAGCATATAATTTTTACTAA
- a CDS encoding sugar transferase yields MTKRILLLDDDKFMQNFVSTLLSTSYEVNCYSTIADAYDQLEKNNYHLVITDLNLTNESGENFIKQIKKQPKFAHLPIITLSGEDSSDKKFEILELGVDDYVVKPFLPKELLLRVKNILRKYDKWISKDDTKIVDIPKKKLDIKKNFYLISKRSIDIIGSFVLLTLLSPLFLIVAIAIRLESKGPIFYISRRIGKNYNEIPFLKFRSMKVNADHLVKDLQEVNTYGDEEEVAPENIPQGELLHGDNGFKICENQHKFDNSTSTFFKLQNDPRVTKVGAIIRKTSIDELPQLINVLLGHMSLVGNRPLPIYEAEQLTKDYSVGRFAGAAGITGVWQVAKSKEPFMSEERRIKLDVQYAQNKSIFKDISLIYKTPLAMVQKEE; encoded by the coding sequence ATGACCAAAAGAATATTACTATTAGATGATGATAAGTTCATGCAGAATTTTGTCAGTACTCTTCTATCTACAAGCTATGAAGTAAATTGTTACAGTACTATTGCTGACGCTTATGATCAATTAGAAAAAAACAACTATCATTTAGTTATAACAGATTTGAATTTAACTAATGAAAGTGGTGAAAACTTTATAAAGCAAATTAAAAAGCAACCAAAATTTGCTCATCTTCCTATAATCACTTTATCAGGAGAAGACTCTTCTGATAAAAAGTTTGAGATTTTGGAACTTGGAGTTGACGATTATGTGGTTAAACCTTTCTTACCAAAAGAATTATTACTTAGAGTAAAAAATATTCTTCGTAAATACGATAAATGGATAAGTAAGGATGATACCAAAATAGTTGATATACCCAAAAAGAAATTAGATATAAAAAAAAACTTCTATCTTATTTCCAAAAGGTCAATTGATATAATAGGGTCATTTGTCCTTCTTACTTTATTATCACCCTTATTTTTAATTGTTGCTATAGCCATTAGATTAGAATCAAAAGGACCCATTTTTTATATTTCAAGACGGATTGGAAAAAACTACAATGAAATACCATTCTTGAAATTTAGATCTATGAAGGTAAATGCAGACCACTTGGTGAAAGATTTACAAGAAGTGAATACTTATGGTGATGAGGAAGAAGTTGCTCCAGAAAATATACCTCAAGGAGAATTGTTACATGGAGATAACGGCTTTAAAATTTGCGAGAATCAACACAAATTTGATAATAGTACATCCACTTTCTTTAAATTACAAAACGATCCAAGAGTAACAAAAGTAGGTGCAATTATTCGTAAGACATCTATTGATGAATTACCTCAGTTAATCAATGTATTGTTAGGTCATATGTCTTTAGTTGGCAATCGTCCGTTACCAATTTACGAAGCAGAGCAGCTTACAAAAGACTATTCAGTTGGTAGGTTCGCTGGAGCTGCTGGTATTACTGGAGTATGGCAAGTAGCAAAGTCTAAAGAACCATTTATGTCTGAAGAAAGAAGAATAAAACTAGATGTTCAATATGCACAGAATAAAAGTATATTCAAGGATATCTCATTAATATATAAAACACCATTAGCAATGGTACAAAAAGAAGAATAA
- the rlmF gene encoding 23S rRNA (adenine(1618)-N(6))-methyltransferase RlmF, producing MHPKNIHKTGYQFELLQNAIPEITSHIVITKGGKQSINFHDPIAVKLLNRALLKAHYKINHWDIPEGYLCPPVPGRLDYLLGINDLLNETTKLTPKDIKGLDVGTGANMIYPLLGVSQFKWKFLASEIDERALENGVKLLKDNKIPISKIHLKKQNNPTKIFDDIIGERDRIAFTMCNPPFYKSKEEAESATTRKNKNLNQENLKDRNFGGLKNELWVKGGELQFIKNMMKESVKYKDQVVWFTTLVSQQAHVSELNKTIRKLKANIRIVDMNQGQKKSRFIAWSFLLK from the coding sequence ATGCATCCTAAAAATATACATAAGACCGGTTATCAATTTGAACTTTTACAAAATGCTATACCCGAAATAACGTCTCATATCGTCATTACCAAAGGAGGAAAACAAAGTATTAATTTTCATGATCCAATAGCTGTCAAATTATTAAATAGAGCCCTTTTAAAAGCACATTATAAAATTAATCATTGGGATATTCCTGAAGGATATCTCTGTCCACCTGTACCAGGTAGGTTAGACTATTTATTAGGAATAAATGATCTATTAAATGAAACAACTAAACTCACTCCAAAAGATATCAAAGGATTAGATGTTGGTACCGGAGCCAATATGATATACCCTTTATTGGGAGTGAGTCAATTTAAATGGAAGTTCTTGGCTTCAGAAATTGATGAAAGAGCATTAGAAAACGGGGTAAAATTATTGAAAGATAACAAGATACCTATCAGTAAGATTCATCTTAAGAAACAAAATAACCCCACCAAAATATTTGATGATATCATTGGAGAACGAGACCGAATTGCATTTACAATGTGTAATCCTCCTTTCTATAAGAGCAAAGAAGAAGCTGAGTCTGCTACTACTCGAAAAAATAAAAATCTCAACCAAGAAAATTTGAAGGATAGAAACTTTGGTGGACTGAAGAATGAATTGTGGGTAAAGGGGGGAGAACTACAGTTTATAAAAAACATGATGAAGGAGAGTGTTAAATATAAAGATCAAGTAGTTTGGTTTACGACTTTAGTATCACAACAGGCTCATGTATCTGAATTAAATAAAACTATTCGGAAACTAAAAGCCAATATACGAATTGTAGATATGAACCAAGGTCAGAAGAAGAGTCGATTTATAGCATGGTCTTTCCTTCTAAAGTAA
- a CDS encoding DoxX family protein, whose product MKNHLLKTSDDYGTGLIRLMVGIVFTSEGIQKFLFPNERGTGRFEELGFPFPDLFGYFIGSIEIFFGLLLLFGLFTRISSVTTLLLITAAFFTTKVSVFDEFGFWAMMHGSRTDLCMFMGSLFLIYKGGGFKSFDQYYFKKYSE is encoded by the coding sequence ATGAAGAACCATCTTTTAAAAACCTCAGATGATTACGGTACAGGATTGATACGTTTAATGGTCGGTATTGTTTTTACTTCTGAAGGCATTCAGAAATTTTTATTCCCTAATGAAAGAGGCACAGGAAGATTTGAAGAATTAGGATTCCCTTTTCCAGACCTTTTTGGGTACTTTATTGGAAGTATAGAAATCTTCTTTGGATTACTTTTACTTTTTGGGCTATTTACACGTATTTCATCAGTTACTACTTTATTATTAATTACTGCTGCTTTCTTTACAACAAAAGTATCTGTTTTCGATGAATTTGGCTTTTGGGCAATGATGCATGGATCTAGAACAGATCTTTGTATGTTTATGGGAAGCTTATTTTTAATCTATAAGGGTGGAGGATTTAAATCATTTGATCAATACTATTTTAAGAAATATTCAGAATAA
- a CDS encoding DUF4870 domain-containing protein, with translation MNNYIRSIRFSKGLTQKSLSQRSTLPLWHIQMIENNVIIPTENDLLKISTVLDVNKEELITSEELDRKQLSKIYLSVLSMFIIPFGNIIGPSYFMSVHLNLSSKVRSEGNKFVNFQLIWSVITSFIFILLIIYNFKYGVNVYEPLSLWFSLTVLLIFNLGYSSFKFLSIYK, from the coding sequence ATGAATAATTATATTCGAAGCATAAGATTTTCTAAAGGTCTTACCCAAAAATCTTTATCACAACGATCTACATTACCCCTTTGGCACATTCAAATGATAGAAAATAATGTCATTATACCAACTGAAAACGACTTATTAAAAATATCAACTGTATTGGATGTCAACAAAGAGGAACTGATTACAAGTGAGGAATTAGATAGAAAGCAACTCTCAAAGATCTATCTATCTGTATTAAGTATGTTCATTATTCCATTTGGGAATATAATAGGACCGTCATATTTTATGTCTGTTCATTTAAACTTATCTTCTAAAGTTCGTTCAGAAGGGAATAAGTTTGTGAATTTTCAACTAATATGGTCTGTAATAACATCCTTTATTTTTATACTACTCATCATTTATAATTTTAAATATGGTGTAAATGTATATGAACCTTTATCGTTGTGGTTCTCATTAACAGTATTACTTATTTTTAACCTTGGTTATTCTAGTTTTAAATTTTTGAGTATCTATAAATAA
- a CDS encoding GtrA family protein → MRNLLISIIDFFYKPFQSIMPLKTFRYAACGGGNLVLDICLYYLVFHVVLHQENLDLILFTLSSHIAALFIVYPITLTTGFLLQKYITFQESDLKGKVQFFRYIQVSFGAIFINYILMKIFVDLLGFYPTPSKILTVIVSIIYSYISQSKYSFKVSDKD, encoded by the coding sequence ATGCGCAACTTACTAATAAGTATTATAGACTTTTTTTATAAGCCATTTCAATCTATAATGCCTTTAAAAACTTTTAGATATGCAGCTTGTGGCGGGGGAAATTTAGTCTTAGATATCTGTCTATATTATCTAGTTTTTCATGTTGTACTACATCAAGAAAATTTAGATTTGATACTATTTACGTTAAGTTCCCACATTGCGGCTTTATTTATAGTTTATCCTATCACACTAACAACGGGGTTTTTATTACAGAAATACATCACTTTCCAAGAATCAGATTTAAAAGGAAAGGTTCAATTTTTTAGATATATACAGGTCAGTTTCGGTGCTATATTTATTAATTATATTCTGATGAAAATATTTGTGGATTTACTAGGCTTTTATCCTACTCCTTCTAAAATTCTCACCGTAATTGTTTCAATTATCTATAGTTATATCTCCCAAAGTAAGTATTCTTTTAAAGTATCAGATAAAGATTAA
- a CDS encoding response regulator: protein MKKNILFLENNAFMRKLVYTIFKFQHKLTLCETIHEATKHIDKVKYDLIITDLNLEGENGIDFVNEIKKLDDELPVIILSGEIEQKIQCYLLGVEDFIAKPFLIKELDLRVNNILNRRDLLINKDYKN from the coding sequence ATGAAAAAAAATATCCTTTTTTTGGAGAATAATGCTTTCATGAGAAAATTGGTCTATACAATATTTAAATTTCAGCATAAATTAACTTTATGTGAAACCATACATGAAGCAACAAAACATATTGATAAAGTAAAATATGACCTAATTATTACTGACTTAAATTTAGAAGGTGAAAACGGGATCGATTTTGTCAATGAAATAAAAAAATTAGATGATGAATTACCTGTAATTATTTTATCAGGTGAGATAGAACAAAAAATTCAATGTTACCTATTAGGGGTAGAAGATTTTATAGCAAAACCCTTTTTAATCAAGGAATTAGATCTTAGAGTAAATAATATTTTAAATCGGAGGGATTTACTCATCAATAAAGATTATAAAAATTAA